A single window of Butyricicoccus intestinisimiae DNA harbors:
- a CDS encoding LacI family DNA-binding transcriptional regulator: protein MNIYDIAELAGVSIATVSRVVNDSPMVSEKTKRRVRKVMEENNYTPNVFARGLGLDSMKTVGLMCPNVADAYMARAVAYLEQNLKEYGYDCILYCSGYDDEERRVAVNSILQKRIDALVLIGSSYAEDDEDSEKVEYIREAAKQVPVFMMNGCIRGENIYCALCNDFQAAHMAVTELIQTGKEDILFLSDSHSYSANQKLKGYQQALRDAGMPVNEKLCVYAENRIDRVRDLLLSRNDLMFDAVFATEDGLAIGALKYAKKRNLSVPRDISIIGYNNSELSVCCDPELSTVDSRGERLCKIIIDSMMLRLKNREIRSKVYANGFLVRRETTDF, encoded by the coding sequence ATGAATATTTACGATATCGCAGAACTCGCAGGCGTTTCCATTGCTACTGTATCAAGAGTGGTAAACGACAGTCCAATGGTCAGTGAAAAGACCAAGCGGCGTGTACGCAAGGTGATGGAGGAAAACAACTACACACCGAATGTATTCGCGCGGGGCTTGGGTTTGGACTCTATGAAAACGGTCGGACTCATGTGCCCGAACGTGGCAGATGCCTATATGGCGAGGGCGGTCGCTTATTTGGAGCAAAACCTCAAGGAGTACGGTTATGACTGCATCCTGTACTGCAGCGGCTATGATGACGAAGAGCGGCGGGTCGCCGTCAATTCCATTCTTCAGAAGAGAATTGACGCACTGGTGCTCATCGGTTCCAGCTATGCAGAGGATGATGAGGATTCCGAGAAGGTAGAGTACATTCGGGAAGCGGCAAAGCAGGTGCCGGTCTTTATGATGAATGGCTGTATCCGCGGAGAAAATATTTATTGCGCCTTGTGCAATGATTTCCAAGCGGCACACATGGCAGTGACGGAGCTGATTCAAACAGGAAAAGAAGACATTCTGTTTCTGAGTGATTCGCATTCGTACAGTGCCAATCAAAAGCTGAAAGGATATCAACAGGCACTTCGTGATGCCGGCATGCCGGTAAACGAAAAGTTGTGCGTATATGCAGAAAACCGGATTGATCGCGTCCGTGATTTGCTTCTTTCGCGAAATGATTTGATGTTTGACGCAGTCTTTGCAACAGAAGACGGTCTGGCAATCGGCGCGCTCAAGTACGCAAAAAAGCGCAACTTGTCCGTACCGCGCGACATCAGTATCATTGGATACAACAATTCTGAGCTCTCTGTCTGCTGTGACCCGGAATTATCCACTGTCGACAGCCGTGGCGAACGCCTTTGCAAGATTATCATTGATTCTATGATGCTTCGCTTAAAAAATCGAGAGATACGCAGCAAAGTATACGCCAATGGTTTTCTGGTTCGAAGGGAAACCACAGATTTTTAA
- a CDS encoding UxaA family hydrolase — protein MKTYLKIHPDDLVAVALAPLSAGTVVEIQDQTVTLKEDIPQGHKFALADIRAGKPVIKYGSPIGVAKEDIPCGAWVHTHNIKTGLGDLLTYTYESNGMPVTPTNELYFQGYRRADGKVGVRNEIWIIPTVGCVNNVAGAIERRAQALKTDNIDSIAAFPHPYGCSQMGDDQENTRKILADLIQHPNAGGVLVLGLGCENSNIDVLKPYIGDYDEKRVKFLVCQESEDEVEDALKLIEELVQYADGFTREPISCSELVIGMKCGGSDGLSGITANPTVGGFSDLLISKGGTTILTEVPEMFGAETILMNRCENEKIFSETVDLINDFKNYFKRHDQTIYENPSPGNKKGGISTLEDKSLGCTQKSGSAPVVDVLPYGERVKTHGLNLLSAPGNDLVASTALAAAGAHIVLFTTGRGTPFASPVPTMKISSNSALASKKNNWIDFNCGVLTEDTTLEQLSEQLFDYVLEVASGSPVKSEQAGFHDMAIFKQGVTL, from the coding sequence TTGAAAACATATTTAAAAATCCATCCGGATGACCTCGTTGCCGTCGCGCTGGCTCCGCTTTCTGCCGGAACCGTTGTCGAGATTCAAGACCAGACGGTAACATTAAAAGAGGACATCCCGCAGGGACACAAATTCGCACTTGCCGATATCCGTGCCGGAAAGCCTGTTATCAAGTATGGTTCTCCAATCGGAGTTGCAAAAGAGGACATCCCATGCGGTGCATGGGTACACACACACAATATAAAGACAGGTCTGGGGGATCTTCTTACGTACACCTACGAGTCAAACGGCATGCCGGTGACCCCGACGAATGAACTGTATTTTCAGGGCTATCGTCGCGCGGACGGCAAGGTTGGTGTTCGCAACGAGATCTGGATTATTCCGACGGTCGGCTGCGTGAACAATGTTGCCGGCGCCATTGAGCGCCGCGCACAGGCACTGAAGACCGACAACATCGACAGCATCGCCGCCTTCCCGCATCCGTATGGCTGCTCTCAGATGGGCGACGATCAGGAAAACACCAGAAAGATTCTCGCAGATTTGATTCAGCATCCGAACGCCGGCGGCGTACTTGTCTTGGGTCTCGGCTGTGAAAACAGCAACATCGACGTACTCAAGCCGTACATCGGCGACTATGATGAAAAGCGCGTCAAGTTCCTCGTCTGTCAGGAGTCTGAGGACGAAGTGGAAGATGCACTCAAGCTCATCGAGGAGCTGGTTCAGTATGCAGACGGCTTCACGCGTGAACCGATCAGCTGCAGCGAACTGGTGATCGGCATGAAGTGCGGCGGTTCGGACGGTCTGTCCGGCATCACTGCCAATCCGACTGTCGGCGGCTTTTCCGACCTGCTCATCTCCAAGGGCGGCACCACCATCCTGACCGAAGTGCCGGAAATGTTCGGCGCAGAGACCATTCTGATGAATCGCTGTGAAAATGAAAAGATTTTTTCCGAAACCGTCGATCTCATCAACGATTTCAAGAACTATTTCAAGCGTCACGACCAGACAATCTACGAGAATCCATCTCCCGGCAATAAAAAGGGCGGCATCTCCACACTGGAGGACAAGTCCTTGGGCTGCACACAGAAGTCTGGCAGTGCACCGGTTGTAGACGTTCTGCCGTATGGCGAGCGGGTAAAGACGCACGGTCTCAATCTGCTCAGCGCACCAGGCAACGACTTGGTTGCTTCTACTGCACTGGCTGCTGCCGGCGCGCACATCGTATTGTTCACTACAGGCCGCGGCACCCCATTCGCCTCCCCTGTTCCGACTATGAAAATCTCCAGTAACTCCGCGCTGGCATCCAAGAAAAACAACTGGATTGACTTTAACTGCGGCGTGCTGACAGAGGACACAACGTTGGAGCAGCTCAGTGAACAGCTGTTTGACTATGTATTGGAAGTTGCTTCCGGCAGTCCGGTAAAATCCGAACAGGCTGGATTCCACGACATGGCAATCTTTAAGCAGGGCGTTACTCTGTAA
- a CDS encoding tagaturonate reductase, with protein sequence MNHLSYETLKQSGYDGYVLKDAPERILQFGEGNFMRAFVDYFIDMMNEHAGFNSKVVLVQPIATPPGAFDLAKVINDQDGLYTLYLRGFENGEEINQKRVISCVSRCLNSYADYEAVMACADNPELRFITCNTTEAGIAYDESCQFTETPPSTYPAKLTQFLYRRFQKFGTQPGKGFIILACELIDDNGKELEKCVLRYARQWNLGDDFIAWIEKENTFCSTLVDRIVTGYPRAEADKINEENGYIDQVLDTGEIFGFWVIEGPQSIHDEIPFAKAGLPVLITDNHKPYKQRKVRILNGAHTSMVLGAYLAGQDIVRDCMHDDVICGFMNKTIYDEIIPTLTLPEDELKDFAHAVTERFKNPFIDHALLAISLNSTSKWKARVMPSFLGYVKNTGTLPKCITASFAFYIAFYHGSRLENEGLIGKRAKGNEYTIKDDQSILEFYEAHKDDNNAALAHAVMTNTDFWGQDLTEVPGFEQAVVAYLDEIDAKGTYEVMKELL encoded by the coding sequence ATGAACCATCTGTCTTATGAGACTTTAAAGCAATCTGGATATGACGGATATGTGCTGAAAGATGCACCGGAACGCATTTTGCAGTTCGGCGAAGGCAATTTCATGCGTGCATTCGTAGATTACTTCATTGATATGATGAACGAACACGCAGGCTTCAACTCCAAAGTTGTTCTGGTGCAGCCGATTGCCACCCCACCGGGAGCATTTGATCTGGCAAAGGTCATCAACGATCAGGACGGTCTGTACACGCTGTATCTCCGCGGCTTTGAGAACGGCGAAGAAATTAACCAGAAGCGCGTCATTTCCTGCGTGAGCCGCTGCCTGAACAGCTATGCGGATTATGAGGCTGTTATGGCATGTGCGGATAATCCGGAGCTGCGTTTCATCACCTGCAACACCACCGAGGCCGGTATCGCTTATGATGAATCCTGCCAGTTCACCGAAACGCCTCCGTCCACCTATCCGGCCAAGCTGACGCAGTTCCTGTATCGCCGCTTCCAGAAGTTCGGCACGCAGCCGGGCAAGGGATTTATCATCCTCGCCTGCGAGCTGATTGACGATAACGGCAAGGAACTGGAAAAGTGCGTTCTGCGCTACGCTCGTCAGTGGAATCTGGGCGACGATTTCATCGCATGGATTGAAAAGGAAAACACCTTCTGCTCCACGCTGGTAGACCGCATCGTAACTGGTTATCCGCGTGCAGAAGCTGACAAGATTAACGAAGAAAACGGCTATATCGATCAGGTTCTGGACACCGGCGAAATCTTTGGCTTCTGGGTCATCGAGGGTCCGCAGTCCATTCATGACGAAATCCCGTTTGCAAAAGCTGGTCTGCCGGTTCTGATTACCGACAACCACAAGCCATACAAGCAGCGCAAGGTTCGCATCCTCAACGGTGCACATACTTCCATGGTACTCGGTGCGTACTTGGCTGGTCAGGACATTGTCCGCGACTGCATGCACGATGATGTCATCTGTGGTTTTATGAACAAGACCATCTATGACGAAATCATTCCGACACTGACTCTGCCGGAAGATGAATTGAAGGACTTTGCACACGCTGTTACCGAGCGTTTCAAGAACCCGTTTATTGACCATGCTCTGCTGGCAATCTCGCTGAATTCCACATCCAAGTGGAAGGCTCGCGTCATGCCGTCCTTCCTCGGTTATGTAAAGAACACAGGCACCCTGCCGAAGTGCATCACCGCTTCGTTTGCCTTCTACATTGCTTTCTATCATGGTTCCCGCCTGGAAAACGAGGGTCTGATCGGCAAGCGTGCCAAGGGCAATGAGTATACCATCAAGGATGACCAGAGCATTCTGGAATTCTATGAGGCACACAAGGATGACAACAACGCAGCACTGGCACACGCTGTCATGACCAACACCGATTTCTGGGGTCAGGATCTGACAGAAGTTCCAGGCTTCGAGCAGGCTGTTGTTGCTTACCTTGACGAGATTGATGCCAAGGGAACCTACGAAGTGATGAAGGAACTGCTGTAA
- a CDS encoding YARHG domain-containing protein, with protein sequence MGSTYIRKLLAHVVRLCASLGIAALCFDGIAWLGIKYHWIYALVQTYGSWLFVILLYLMLYKAYQNFGSWKRKDILWERFAIAPENFSQMLLDDTENVMLMRDDREKKVRTYRNLVSGDLIVTTYDVPLRKQKNRRNLHVLLCVIAAVALSIGLQAVPRISNWNQKLGAAQLAYGYDVSDGLPGVQAYWKELMPDLPDLPELPSLQLGSKRYVLPASGVRRLTEKDVAGMDQETIQLAINEIYAKNGYDFASNPSIQEYFLQKSWYHPTVSTTAEAQANFSDVEKYNVNFLAQHRT encoded by the coding sequence GTGGGGTCAACATATATAAGAAAACTGCTGGCGCATGTGGTGCGCCTCTGTGCCTCTTTGGGAATTGCGGCGCTTTGCTTTGACGGCATTGCTTGGCTGGGAATCAAATATCACTGGATTTATGCTCTGGTGCAAACGTATGGTTCGTGGCTGTTTGTTATCCTGCTGTATCTGATGCTGTACAAGGCATATCAGAATTTTGGAAGCTGGAAACGCAAAGATATTTTGTGGGAACGCTTTGCCATTGCGCCGGAAAATTTTTCGCAGATGCTGCTGGATGATACGGAAAATGTCATGCTGATGCGGGATGACCGAGAGAAAAAGGTTAGAACCTATCGCAATCTTGTTAGCGGCGATTTGATTGTCACAACATATGATGTGCCGCTGCGCAAACAGAAAAATCGGCGCAATCTGCATGTTCTGTTGTGCGTCATCGCGGCGGTTGCGCTGTCGATTGGATTACAGGCTGTGCCGCGCATCAGCAATTGGAATCAGAAACTCGGCGCAGCACAGCTTGCCTATGGATACGATGTATCCGACGGACTGCCCGGCGTACAAGCCTACTGGAAGGAGCTGATGCCGGATTTGCCTGATTTGCCGGAACTGCCCAGCTTGCAATTGGGAAGCAAACGGTATGTTTTGCCTGCGTCCGGCGTCCGCAGGCTGACAGAAAAAGATGTTGCGGGAATGGATCAAGAAACCATTCAGCTGGCAATCAACGAAATTTATGCGAAAAATGGCTATGATTTTGCCTCCAATCCTTCAATACAGGAATATTTCCTGCAAAAAAGCTGGTATCATCCTACTGTATCGACTACAGCGGAGGCACAGGCAAACTTTTCTGATGTGGAGAAATATAACGTGAATTTTCTCGCACAGCATAGAACGTGA
- a CDS encoding Gfo/Idh/MocA family protein produces MNHSLNWAVLGIGVIANEMAQALQKMGKSLYAVGNRTHEKAVKFAETYGVHKVYDCIDDMFTDEQVDIIYITSPHNTHYAFMKQALEHGKHLLVEKSITLNSRELDEMIQLAEQNHLILAEAMTIWHMPLYKKLWDMVRGGEFGKVQMITVNFGSFKEYNMENRFFNLNLAGGAMLDIGVYALSVVRSFMDEQPNQIISQWKSSPTGSDEQAAILLQNPSGQMAAVALSMHSKQPKRAMISCETGYIEIMEFPRADRAVFVDAETGKRTEITCGESRQALYYEMTDMEDAVQNADASAMQLPYSKDVMDIMTKLRKDWKLQYPKEQW; encoded by the coding sequence ATGAATCACTCTCTCAATTGGGCTGTTCTCGGAATAGGCGTCATTGCCAATGAGATGGCGCAAGCATTGCAAAAAATGGGAAAATCCCTGTATGCCGTCGGCAATCGCACGCATGAAAAAGCCGTGAAATTCGCTGAAACATACGGTGTCCACAAGGTTTACGACTGCATAGATGACATGTTCACGGATGAACAGGTAGATATTATTTATATCACCAGCCCGCACAACACACATTATGCGTTTATGAAACAGGCACTGGAACATGGCAAGCATCTGCTTGTGGAAAAGTCTATCACGCTGAACAGCCGAGAACTGGATGAAATGATACAGCTTGCCGAGCAAAATCATTTGATTTTGGCAGAAGCGATGACAATTTGGCATATGCCGCTGTACAAAAAGCTGTGGGATATGGTTCGCGGCGGAGAATTTGGAAAAGTCCAAATGATTACAGTAAACTTTGGCAGCTTCAAAGAATACAACATGGAAAATCGCTTTTTCAATTTGAATCTGGCTGGCGGTGCGATGCTGGATATCGGCGTGTATGCGCTGTCTGTCGTGCGCAGCTTTATGGACGAACAGCCAAATCAAATCATCAGTCAGTGGAAATCATCCCCGACCGGCTCTGACGAACAGGCAGCGATTTTGCTGCAAAATCCATCCGGTCAAATGGCAGCCGTTGCATTGTCGATGCATTCCAAGCAGCCCAAACGCGCCATGATTAGCTGTGAAACAGGCTATATTGAAATCATGGAATTTCCAAGAGCGGATCGGGCGGTATTTGTTGATGCAGAGACCGGCAAGCGAACGGAAATCACCTGCGGAGAAAGCAGACAGGCACTCTATTATGAAATGACGGATATGGAGGACGCCGTGCAAAACGCAGATGCTTCCGCGATGCAGCTGCCGTATTCCAAGGACGTCATGGACATCATGACCAAACTGCGAAAGGATTGGAAGCTGCAATATCCAAAGGAACAGTGGTAA
- a CDS encoding acyl-CoA dehydratase activase, with the protein MQYSIGIDIGSTSAKVAVLDTNQELVYHAVKPTGWSSIEIAQEMLDLVQAQGFDGKTSPWVATGYGRNSVSYADKTVTEISCHAKGAVWLHHNDNLVVIDIGGQDTKVILTQDGRVEHFIMNDKCSAGTGRFLEVMANSLSLRPNDLCALAERGSGITISSMCTVFAESEVISLIGKGESKENIAYGIVDSIVDKVAGQCAKLELGTNMVCLTGGLCECEYIQRALGEKLKRTVYTSPLNRYAGAIGAALFAANLQK; encoded by the coding sequence ATGCAGTATTCTATCGGAATTGATATTGGTTCTACCAGTGCCAAGGTCGCTGTATTAGATACCAATCAAGAATTAGTATATCATGCTGTCAAACCAACCGGTTGGAGCAGCATAGAAATCGCACAAGAAATGCTCGATCTTGTACAGGCGCAAGGCTTTGATGGAAAAACAAGTCCTTGGGTTGCCACAGGATATGGACGAAATTCTGTTTCGTATGCAGATAAGACGGTGACAGAAATCAGCTGTCATGCCAAAGGTGCGGTCTGGCTGCATCACAATGATAATCTAGTCGTCATTGATATTGGCGGGCAAGACACAAAAGTAATTCTCACACAAGATGGCAGAGTCGAGCATTTTATTATGAATGATAAATGTTCCGCTGGCACAGGGCGATTTTTAGAGGTTATGGCAAATTCTCTCTCCCTTCGCCCTAACGATTTATGTGCACTCGCAGAACGCGGAAGCGGTATAACAATTAGTTCTATGTGTACAGTATTTGCAGAATCCGAAGTGATTAGCTTGATTGGAAAAGGTGAATCGAAGGAAAATATCGCATATGGCATTGTCGATTCTATTGTTGATAAAGTCGCCGGACAATGCGCCAAATTAGAACTTGGAACCAATATGGTCTGCCTAACTGGCGGTCTGTGTGAGTGCGAATACATTCAACGAGCACTGGGAGAAAAATTAAAACGAACGGTTTATACTTCCCCGCTCAATCGATATGCCGGTGCTATCGGCGCCGCACTGTTCGCCGCAAACTTGCAGAAATAG
- a CDS encoding DUF3343 domain-containing protein, which translates to MEKQKQINYYILFENYTQGMELQSYLRAENIPSRISPAPRCIQGELGCGMSILLKPEDLERAKQCIEKNHAAYHAIVPLENQINPKRNRFC; encoded by the coding sequence ATGGAAAAACAAAAACAGATTAATTATTATATTCTGTTTGAAAACTACACGCAAGGTATGGAGCTGCAAAGCTATCTGCGGGCAGAAAATATCCCGTCTCGCATCTCGCCTGCTCCCAGATGCATACAAGGAGAATTGGGCTGCGGCATGTCTATCTTATTAAAACCGGAAGATTTAGAACGCGCCAAGCAATGCATAGAAAAAAATCATGCTGCGTATCACGCCATTGTTCCTTTGGAAAATCAAATCAATCCAAAAAGAAATCGTTTTTGCTAG
- a CDS encoding double-cubane-cluster-containing anaerobic reductase, whose protein sequence is MANYVEMWKELGMDLENHDALCQVLPTAFGDVYLSQENRPAAMDFWDMVVADIHGIRPAELIEAQKKGQKVFGTFCVYVPDEVVLAANGIVTGLCGGSQFWVSGGEKVLPKSTCPLIKASVGARLDRTCPFFRIADMYVGETTCDGKKKAWEILGKDVPMHVMDMPQMKREKDIKKWAEEIADFAAVVEKMTGNTIEPENLNHAIHIVNEKRKALARVYEARKAEKLPISGKDALLMMQIAFFDDPVRCAQMANRLADELEQRIADGVSVFPAGTKRIMVTGTPMAIPNWKLHHIIETSGAAVVCEETCTGTRYFERLVDESKETLEEQYRALAERYMGINCACFTPNTGRIDDILRLAKEYHVDGVIDVNLKFCCLYDTEGYTVEAALKEAGIPVLGIETDYDDADAEQLRTRIEAFVEMLG, encoded by the coding sequence ATGGCAAATTACGTTGAAATGTGGAAAGAACTCGGTATGGATTTGGAAAATCATGACGCACTATGTCAGGTGCTGCCAACGGCCTTCGGAGATGTATATCTGTCTCAGGAAAACCGTCCGGCAGCGATGGATTTCTGGGATATGGTTGTGGCAGATATTCACGGCATTCGTCCTGCGGAGCTGATTGAAGCACAGAAAAAGGGACAGAAGGTATTTGGTACGTTCTGTGTATATGTGCCGGATGAGGTTGTTCTCGCGGCAAACGGTATTGTTACCGGTCTGTGCGGCGGTTCGCAGTTCTGGGTATCCGGCGGTGAAAAGGTGCTTCCAAAGAGCACATGTCCGCTGATTAAGGCATCTGTCGGTGCTCGACTGGATCGCACTTGCCCCTTCTTCCGCATTGCAGATATGTATGTTGGTGAGACCACTTGCGATGGCAAGAAAAAAGCATGGGAAATTCTCGGCAAAGATGTTCCGATGCATGTCATGGACATGCCGCAGATGAAGCGCGAAAAGGACATCAAAAAATGGGCAGAAGAAATTGCAGATTTTGCTGCCGTTGTAGAAAAGATGACCGGCAACACTATTGAGCCGGAAAATCTCAACCATGCGATTCATATCGTCAATGAAAAGCGCAAGGCACTCGCTCGTGTATATGAAGCACGAAAAGCAGAAAAACTTCCCATCAGCGGCAAGGATGCTCTGCTCATGATGCAGATTGCCTTTTTTGATGATCCGGTTCGCTGTGCACAGATGGCAAATCGTCTGGCAGATGAATTGGAACAGCGCATTGCAGACGGTGTTTCCGTCTTCCCTGCCGGAACCAAGCGTATTATGGTAACCGGAACACCGATGGCCATTCCAAACTGGAAGCTACATCATATTATCGAAACCAGCGGTGCCGCTGTCGTATGTGAAGAGACCTGCACAGGCACGCGATATTTTGAACGGCTGGTCGACGAAAGCAAAGAAACTTTGGAAGAACAGTATCGGGCTTTGGCTGAACGCTATATGGGCATCAACTGTGCTTGCTTCACGCCGAACACCGGCAGAATTGATGATATTCTCCGTCTGGCAAAGGAATATCATGTAGACGGCGTCATTGACGTCAATCTGAAGTTCTGTTGTCTGTATGACACGGAAGGATATACGGTAGAGGCAGCACTCAAGGAAGCTGGTATTCCGGTTCTTGGCATCGAGACGGACTATGATGATGCCGATGCAGAACAGCTGCGCACAAGAATTGAAGCATTTGTGGAAATGCTCGGATAA